The following coding sequences are from one Ornithodoros turicata isolate Travis chromosome 1, ASM3712646v1, whole genome shotgun sequence window:
- the LOC135378883 gene encoding uncharacterized protein LOC135378883 isoform X3 produces the protein MGKHRRRSALDHHDSRGYHCECRRSFRCFNHHSWLPAPLLQQEENSGSTKASLSKTDEPPTLQNEPNVHEENEWEDTLRVMHKAIDERSHIQVQQCLRMLRHLRLWLHPDTGESAMHRAIKSNSFYIYGLLLSHECDFRSEKEWKCLRSLNRIQRSELQRQRLFVTKYDDSYVNHLKARTESQTNSQGFGKYVDKMFKALDNIELVRPILQVAATAHHLRIRFDFDRGDVQPMMGCRNSGNLGITDTAKDEVFIAANPKVSFDADRDAEVLGTLAHELCHFALHLVFRNGGIPYCCTDLERKRRYDDIIQGIRKKQEGLDKIIKLALDYATEEELIVRVPHVLALRGSPGKGDAILRGQTPELLEFYNELVTSDMANYIKNACPSKDTENIKIENVRLQKADNTEKLNVTFTEPMKHQDLKDVPLLILTGPELLLLEILVHDALKSTGQPYLFFEASQWDDTLADVLTQNKCNFILLTCNDSRKLRTIFELLSEVSQVVGTRVILLVPRGHKDYFLAEEQQDAFFANSSFFRVHMNRSFAYIDKACFEKIAEKRKVLSKSHILFQGADYRPLIHDVISLDNFVNFIDAPAFLKLCQSKYIEVGPQLSKVAQDVNDYYVRRRLTFGVRGEDYSEEYLWETQEKVVAVCGLPGTGKSALASRLSIQIKNIDVKNWVLHVYLPRRIGLVNLANGVRDFQQLAHLCNVEAIGPEFKLFEHCVQNDTPVKIVIIFDAFDEIKTECREYILALVKLLKKTNVSKICIMSRTVFKTTIGDAIEAEPMEMVPFTKEELVEFFRKYWRAHGLCSESDDELELTARKTANAYTLSMWNGWTAWENPLLIRMIAELEHRSLFCREPVQSIEPTREIRSMFEIYKMFADYKYNVYTKEKLLMESDPPTLAAEYESRKRKEEFYGKLGLLGASVIIEDQLREVLTEEELEELKSKGDLMKDVADSVIGHGLVDGLSDGIPGFIHKTFAEYFAAHFLFRKIKNVGSDNPSLMASVSRMYGKDDYRQVMLFLDSFAAESLPVHFAIVTAGASAGSCITEENMYTRDEFDRIPLHYIAIRAHSSMLKVYFVDALLKPKDIFGMTPFMYADSLRHWHLLNKFCDRNMGTSEECPTIRENVMKEKELKKSALYEAVRLNLCALLDFILSNFCRKRTDSQLGINLHLVDVDTIRDEHEQTLLFFAESLNALQLLLAYCDSRVTDADGHITLSYRLEGNLYRELLHERKMSRLAILKFLCIHLHVDIPNNRGETPLRKIVSARKAEYAKVLLLRSRTNRADRRGVAVLRCAYGTNQPDIINLLLPHASIYDPGVMSYLPTQGADLDRTLLKWTLGPASSLAVSLYYYPEKLCQMVSKAISEARSFQALLPYLNYSHGGNPVASLLRWNPHRRLVVLKHLLFLFDASSTDEEGFTALHRSAKVGSVDEMKLLLPHSNIHAEDGEGRTAAQVHCGNDLNRENAAELIRRWTANEGS, from the exons ATGGGCAAACACAG GAGACGGAGCGCACTTGACCATCACGATTCACGTGGATACCATTGTGAATGTCGTCGTAGCTTCCGTTGCTTCAATCATCATTCTTGGCTTCCTGCTCCTTTGCTACAGCAGGAAGAGAACAGTG GTAGCACCAAGGCGTCACTGAGTAAAACTGATGAGCCTCCAACTCTCCAAAATGAGCCCAACGTCCACGAGGAGAATGAATGGGAAGACACGCTAAGAGTAATGCACAAGGCGATAGACGAAAGGAGTCATATTCAAGTGCAACAATGTCTTCGAATGCTACGACACCTCAGATTATGGCTACACCCAGACACCGGCGAGTCAGCCATGCACAGAGCAATCAAGAGCAACTCTTTCTATATATATGGATTGCTTCTGTCGCACGAGTGTGATTTCAGAAGTGAGAAAGAATGGAAATGCTTGAGAAGTCTAAACAGGATTCAACGGTCGGAACTTCAAAGACAACGACTATTCGTGACGAAATACGACGACTCTTATGTAAATCACCTGAAAGCTCGAACGGAAAGTCAAACGAACTCTCAAGGCTTCGGAAAGTATGTTGACAAAATGTTCAAAGCACTGGACAACATTGAGTTAGTTCGACCTATTCTGCAAGTAGCTGCCACTGCACATCATCTGAGAATCCGATTCGACTTCGACAGAGGTGACGTCCAACCCATGATGGGATGCCGTAATAGCGGCAACCTTGGAATAACAGATACTGCAAAAGATGAAGTTTTTATCGCAGCCAATCCGAAAGTATCATTCGACGCAGATCGCGACGCAGAAGTCCTGGGAACATTAGCGCACGAGCTGTGCCACTTTGCTCTTCATCTGGTGTTCAGGAACGGGGGTATACCCTACTGTTGCACTGATCTAGAGAGAAAACGTAGATACGATGACATCATTCAAGGCATTAGGAAGAAACAAGAAGGATTAGACAAAATAATCAAGCTGGCACTTGATTATGCTACGGAGGAGGAACTGATAGTCCGGGTGCCCCACGTACTTGCTCTGCGAGGCAGTCCTGGAAAAGGCGACGCCATCCTGAGGGGTCAGACACCGGAGCTCCTCGAATTCTACAATGAACTTGTTACATCAGATATGGCAAACTACATCAAGAATGCATGCCCCAGCAAAGACACAGAAAACATTAAGATAGAAAACGTGAGGCTTCAAAAAGCAGATAATACGGAGAAGCTCAATGTAACCTTCACGGAACCCATGAAGCACCAGGACCTAAAGGATGTTCCCCTCCTCATTCTTACAGGTCCAGAGCTGTTGTTGCTTGAGATCCTTGTCCACGATGCGCTCAAGTCTACGGGACAGCCGTACTTATTTTTCGAAGCATCCCAGTGGGACGACACGCTGGCAGATGTCTTAACTCAAAACAAATGTAACTTCATTCTTCTAACCTGCAACGATAGCAGAAAACTACGCACCATATTCGAGCTTCTCAGTGAAGTTTCACAGGTGGTTGGCACAAGAGTAATCCTGCTTGTACCTCGTGGACACAAGGATTACTTTCTGGCAGAGGAACAACAGGATGCTTTTTTTGCTAACAGCTCATTCTTTCGAGTACATATGAATCGTTCCTTCGCTTATATAGACAAGGCCTGCTTCGAGAAGATTGCAGAGAAGCGTAAGGTTCTCAGTAAGTCACACATACTATTTCAGGGCGCCGACTATCGGCCACTAATTCATGATGTGATTAGCTTGGACAACTTTGTAAACTTTATCGACGCCCCTGCATTCCTAAAGTTATGCCAGTCCAAGTACATCGAAGTAGGGCCACAACTTAGCAAAGTGGCACAAGACGTGAACGATTACTACGTCAGGCGACGCTTGACCTTCGGAGTACGTGGTGAAGATTACAGCGAAGAGTACCTCTGGGAGACACAGGAGAAAGTTGTGGCTGTCTGTGGCCTCCCCGGAACGGGCAAGAGCGCCTTGGCGTCGAGGCTTTCAATACAGATAAAAAACATTGATGTGAAGAATTGGGTATTGCATGTCTACCTTCCACGGAGAATTGGACTTGTCAATTTAGCAAATGGCGTCAGAGACTTCCAACAATTGGCCCATCTGTGCAACGTAGAAGCTATAGGACCGGAGTTTAAATTGTTTGAGCATTGTGTGCAAAATGACACTCCGGTCAAGATTGTGATCATTTTTGATGCTTTTGACGAAATCAAAACAGAATGCCGCGAGTACATTCTTGCACTTGTAAAGCTCCTGAAGAAAACCAATGTTTCAAAAATATGTATCATGAGCCGCACAGTGTTCAAGACAACGATAGGAGATGCTATCGAAGCCGAGCCTATGGAAATGGTTCCGTTTACAAAAGAGGAACTCGTCGAATTCTTTAGAAAATACTGGCGGGCACACGGACTGTGTTCTGAATCTGATGATGAGTTAGAATTAACAGCCAGGAAGACAGCTAATGCCTACACTTTATCCATGTGGAATGGCTGGACTGCCTGGGAAAATCCCCTCCTCATTCGCATGATTGCCGAATTGGAACACCGCTCACTTTTCTGCAGAGAACCAGTGCAAAGCATAGAGCCTACCCGGGAAATCCGAAGCATGTTTGAAATCTACAAGATGTTCGCTGATTACAAGTACAATGtgtacacaaaagaaaagctTCTGATGGAGTCAGACCCTCCGACTCTAGCTGCTGAATATGAGAGCAGAAAGAGGAAAGAAGAGTTTTACGGTAAGCTTGGCCTTCTGGGAGCGAGTGTCATCATTGAGGACCAACTAAGGGAGGTGCTCACAGAAGAGGAACTCGAGGAGCTCAAGTCAAAGGGAGATCTTATGAAAGACGTCGCTGATAGTGTCATTGGGCACGGCCTTGTCGATGGACTTAGCGATGGAATTCCAGGGTTCATCCACAAGACGTTCGCTGAATACTTTGCCGCCCATTTTCTGTTCCGCAAGATAAAGAACGTTGGCAGTGATAATCCGAGCCTGATGGCATCAGTGTCACGAATGTATGGAAAGGACGATTACAGGCAGGTTATGCTATTCCTCGATAGTTTTGCTGCTGAATCTTTACCCGTCCATTTCGCCATAGTTACGGCAGGGGCTTCTGCTGGAAGTTGCATCACGGAAGAAAACATGTACACCCGCGATGAATTCGATCGTATTCCACTACACTACATTGCCATTCGTGCGCACAGCTCCATGTTGAAGGTCTACTTTGTGGACGCCCTGCTGAAACCGAAAGATATCTTTGGCATGACGCCCTTCATGTACGCGGACAGTCTCCGTCACTGGCATTTACTGAACAAGTTCTGTGATCGAAATATGGGAACGAGCGAAGAATGCCCCACGATTCGCGAAAACGTCATGAAGGAGAAGGAGCTCAAGAAATCTGCGTTGTACGAAGCCGTGAGACTCAACCTTTGTGCCCTGTTAGACTTTATTCTGAGCAATTTCTGCAGGAAGAGGACTGACTCTCAACTGGGCATCAATCTCCATCTTGTAGATGTTGATACAATAAGGGATGAACACGAGCAGACTCTCCTATTCTTTGCGGAATCGTTGAATGCTCTGCAACTCCTCCTTGCTTACTGCGATAGTCGAGTCACGGACGCAGATGGCCACATAACGCTCAGTTACAGACTTGAAGGAAATTTATACAGGGAGTTGCTCCACGAAAGGAAAATGAGTCGGCTAGCGATATTGAAGTTCCTTTGCATCCATCTTCATGTAGACATCCCAAACAACCGTGGAGAAACTCCTCTGCGCAAGATTGTTTCTGCACGAAAGGCGGAGTACGCAAAGGTGTTGCTTCTTCGATCACGGACGAATCGCGCGGATAGAAGGGGTGTTGCAGTATTGCGATGCGCGTATGGGACGAATCAGCCTGATATCATAAACTTGCTTCTCCCTCACGCGTCTATCTACGATCCTGGCGTTATGTCTTATCTCCCTACCCAGGGTGCGGATCTGGATCGTACACTATTAAAGTGGACACTCGGTCCTGCTAGTTCCTTGGCGGTCAGCCTTTACTACTATCCCGAAAAGCTGTGCCAAATGGTATCCAAAGCGATTAGTGAAGCGCGCTCTTTTCAAGCATTACTACCTTATTTGAATTACAGCCATGGAGGGAACCCAGTTGCGAGCCTCTTACGGTGGAACCCTCACAGAAGACTAGTTGTCCTGAAACACTTGCTTTTCCTCTTCGACGCCTCGTCCACGGACGAAGAGGGCTTCACCGCCTTGCATCGCTCTGCTAAAGTTGGCTCTGTGGATGAAATGAAATTACTGCTTCCTCATTCGAATATCCACGCTGAAGATGGAGAGGGCAGAACAGCCGCTCAAGTGCATTGTGGAAATGACTTGAATCGAGAGAACGCGGCAGAGCTGATCCGTCGTTGGACGGCGAATGAGGGATCATAA
- the LOC135378883 gene encoding uncharacterized protein LOC135378883 isoform X4: MHKAIDERSHIQVQQCLRMLRHLRLWLHPDTGESAMHRAIKSNSFYIYGLLLSHECDFRSEKEWKCLRSLNRIQRSELQRQRLFVTKYDDSYVNHLKARTESQTNSQGFGKYVDKMFKALDNIELVRPILQVAATAHHLRIRFDFDRGDVQPMMGCRNSGNLGITDTAKDEVFIAANPKVSFDADRDAEVLGTLAHELCHFALHLVFRNGGIPYCCTDLERKRRYDDIIQGIRKKQEGLDKIIKLALDYATEEELIVRVPHVLALRGSPGKGDAILRGQTPELLEFYNELVTSDMANYIKNACPSKDTENIKIENVRLQKADNTEKLNVTFTEPMKHQDLKDVPLLILTGPELLLLEILVHDALKSTGQPYLFFEASQWDDTLADVLTQNKCNFILLTCNDSRKLRTIFELLSEVSQVVGTRVILLVPRGHKDYFLAEEQQDAFFANSSFFRVHMNRSFAYIDKACFEKIAEKRKVLSKSHILFQGADYRPLIHDVISLDNFVNFIDAPAFLKLCQSKYIEVGPQLSKVAQDVNDYYVRRRLTFGVRGEDYSEEYLWETQEKVVAVCGLPGTGKSALASRLSIQIKNIDVKNWVLHVYLPRRIGLVNLANGVRDFQQLAHLCNVEAIGPEFKLFEHCVQNDTPVKIVIIFDAFDEIKTECREYILALVKLLKKTNVSKICIMSRTVFKTTIGDAIEAEPMEMVPFTKEELVEFFRKYWRAHGLCSESDDELELTARKTANAYTLSMWNGWTAWENPLLIRMIAELEHRSLFCREPVQSIEPTREIRSMFEIYKMFADYKYNVYTKEKLLMESDPPTLAAEYESRKRKEEFYGKLGLLGASVIIEDQLREVLTEEELEELKSKGDLMKDVADSVIGHGLVDGLSDGIPGFIHKTFAEYFAAHFLFRKIKNVGSDNPSLMASVSRMYGKDDYRQVMLFLDSFAAESLPVHFAIVTAGASAGSCITEENMYTRDEFDRIPLHYIAIRAHSSMLKVYFVDALLKPKDIFGMTPFMYADSLRHWHLLNKFCDRNMGTSEECPTIRENVMKEKELKKSALYEAVRLNLCALLDFILSNFCRKRTDSQLGINLHLVDVDTIRDEHEQTLLFFAESLNALQLLLAYCDSRVTDADGHITLSYRLEGNLYRELLHERKMSRLAILKFLCIHLHVDIPNNRGETPLRKIVSARKAEYAKVLLLRSRTNRADRRGVAVLRCAYGTNQPDIINLLLPHASIYDPGVMSYLPTQGADLDRTLLKWTLGPASSLAVSLYYYPEKLCQMVSKAISEARSFQALLPYLNYSHGGNPVASLLRWNPHRRLVVLKHLLFLFDASSTDEEGFTALHRSAKVGSVDEMKLLLPHSNIHAEDGEGRTAAQVHCGNDLNRENAAELIRRWTANEGS, encoded by the coding sequence ATGCACAAGGCGATAGACGAAAGGAGTCATATTCAAGTGCAACAATGTCTTCGAATGCTACGACACCTCAGATTATGGCTACACCCAGACACCGGCGAGTCAGCCATGCACAGAGCAATCAAGAGCAACTCTTTCTATATATATGGATTGCTTCTGTCGCACGAGTGTGATTTCAGAAGTGAGAAAGAATGGAAATGCTTGAGAAGTCTAAACAGGATTCAACGGTCGGAACTTCAAAGACAACGACTATTCGTGACGAAATACGACGACTCTTATGTAAATCACCTGAAAGCTCGAACGGAAAGTCAAACGAACTCTCAAGGCTTCGGAAAGTATGTTGACAAAATGTTCAAAGCACTGGACAACATTGAGTTAGTTCGACCTATTCTGCAAGTAGCTGCCACTGCACATCATCTGAGAATCCGATTCGACTTCGACAGAGGTGACGTCCAACCCATGATGGGATGCCGTAATAGCGGCAACCTTGGAATAACAGATACTGCAAAAGATGAAGTTTTTATCGCAGCCAATCCGAAAGTATCATTCGACGCAGATCGCGACGCAGAAGTCCTGGGAACATTAGCGCACGAGCTGTGCCACTTTGCTCTTCATCTGGTGTTCAGGAACGGGGGTATACCCTACTGTTGCACTGATCTAGAGAGAAAACGTAGATACGATGACATCATTCAAGGCATTAGGAAGAAACAAGAAGGATTAGACAAAATAATCAAGCTGGCACTTGATTATGCTACGGAGGAGGAACTGATAGTCCGGGTGCCCCACGTACTTGCTCTGCGAGGCAGTCCTGGAAAAGGCGACGCCATCCTGAGGGGTCAGACACCGGAGCTCCTCGAATTCTACAATGAACTTGTTACATCAGATATGGCAAACTACATCAAGAATGCATGCCCCAGCAAAGACACAGAAAACATTAAGATAGAAAACGTGAGGCTTCAAAAAGCAGATAATACGGAGAAGCTCAATGTAACCTTCACGGAACCCATGAAGCACCAGGACCTAAAGGATGTTCCCCTCCTCATTCTTACAGGTCCAGAGCTGTTGTTGCTTGAGATCCTTGTCCACGATGCGCTCAAGTCTACGGGACAGCCGTACTTATTTTTCGAAGCATCCCAGTGGGACGACACGCTGGCAGATGTCTTAACTCAAAACAAATGTAACTTCATTCTTCTAACCTGCAACGATAGCAGAAAACTACGCACCATATTCGAGCTTCTCAGTGAAGTTTCACAGGTGGTTGGCACAAGAGTAATCCTGCTTGTACCTCGTGGACACAAGGATTACTTTCTGGCAGAGGAACAACAGGATGCTTTTTTTGCTAACAGCTCATTCTTTCGAGTACATATGAATCGTTCCTTCGCTTATATAGACAAGGCCTGCTTCGAGAAGATTGCAGAGAAGCGTAAGGTTCTCAGTAAGTCACACATACTATTTCAGGGCGCCGACTATCGGCCACTAATTCATGATGTGATTAGCTTGGACAACTTTGTAAACTTTATCGACGCCCCTGCATTCCTAAAGTTATGCCAGTCCAAGTACATCGAAGTAGGGCCACAACTTAGCAAAGTGGCACAAGACGTGAACGATTACTACGTCAGGCGACGCTTGACCTTCGGAGTACGTGGTGAAGATTACAGCGAAGAGTACCTCTGGGAGACACAGGAGAAAGTTGTGGCTGTCTGTGGCCTCCCCGGAACGGGCAAGAGCGCCTTGGCGTCGAGGCTTTCAATACAGATAAAAAACATTGATGTGAAGAATTGGGTATTGCATGTCTACCTTCCACGGAGAATTGGACTTGTCAATTTAGCAAATGGCGTCAGAGACTTCCAACAATTGGCCCATCTGTGCAACGTAGAAGCTATAGGACCGGAGTTTAAATTGTTTGAGCATTGTGTGCAAAATGACACTCCGGTCAAGATTGTGATCATTTTTGATGCTTTTGACGAAATCAAAACAGAATGCCGCGAGTACATTCTTGCACTTGTAAAGCTCCTGAAGAAAACCAATGTTTCAAAAATATGTATCATGAGCCGCACAGTGTTCAAGACAACGATAGGAGATGCTATCGAAGCCGAGCCTATGGAAATGGTTCCGTTTACAAAAGAGGAACTCGTCGAATTCTTTAGAAAATACTGGCGGGCACACGGACTGTGTTCTGAATCTGATGATGAGTTAGAATTAACAGCCAGGAAGACAGCTAATGCCTACACTTTATCCATGTGGAATGGCTGGACTGCCTGGGAAAATCCCCTCCTCATTCGCATGATTGCCGAATTGGAACACCGCTCACTTTTCTGCAGAGAACCAGTGCAAAGCATAGAGCCTACCCGGGAAATCCGAAGCATGTTTGAAATCTACAAGATGTTCGCTGATTACAAGTACAATGtgtacacaaaagaaaagctTCTGATGGAGTCAGACCCTCCGACTCTAGCTGCTGAATATGAGAGCAGAAAGAGGAAAGAAGAGTTTTACGGTAAGCTTGGCCTTCTGGGAGCGAGTGTCATCATTGAGGACCAACTAAGGGAGGTGCTCACAGAAGAGGAACTCGAGGAGCTCAAGTCAAAGGGAGATCTTATGAAAGACGTCGCTGATAGTGTCATTGGGCACGGCCTTGTCGATGGACTTAGCGATGGAATTCCAGGGTTCATCCACAAGACGTTCGCTGAATACTTTGCCGCCCATTTTCTGTTCCGCAAGATAAAGAACGTTGGCAGTGATAATCCGAGCCTGATGGCATCAGTGTCACGAATGTATGGAAAGGACGATTACAGGCAGGTTATGCTATTCCTCGATAGTTTTGCTGCTGAATCTTTACCCGTCCATTTCGCCATAGTTACGGCAGGGGCTTCTGCTGGAAGTTGCATCACGGAAGAAAACATGTACACCCGCGATGAATTCGATCGTATTCCACTACACTACATTGCCATTCGTGCGCACAGCTCCATGTTGAAGGTCTACTTTGTGGACGCCCTGCTGAAACCGAAAGATATCTTTGGCATGACGCCCTTCATGTACGCGGACAGTCTCCGTCACTGGCATTTACTGAACAAGTTCTGTGATCGAAATATGGGAACGAGCGAAGAATGCCCCACGATTCGCGAAAACGTCATGAAGGAGAAGGAGCTCAAGAAATCTGCGTTGTACGAAGCCGTGAGACTCAACCTTTGTGCCCTGTTAGACTTTATTCTGAGCAATTTCTGCAGGAAGAGGACTGACTCTCAACTGGGCATCAATCTCCATCTTGTAGATGTTGATACAATAAGGGATGAACACGAGCAGACTCTCCTATTCTTTGCGGAATCGTTGAATGCTCTGCAACTCCTCCTTGCTTACTGCGATAGTCGAGTCACGGACGCAGATGGCCACATAACGCTCAGTTACAGACTTGAAGGAAATTTATACAGGGAGTTGCTCCACGAAAGGAAAATGAGTCGGCTAGCGATATTGAAGTTCCTTTGCATCCATCTTCATGTAGACATCCCAAACAACCGTGGAGAAACTCCTCTGCGCAAGATTGTTTCTGCACGAAAGGCGGAGTACGCAAAGGTGTTGCTTCTTCGATCACGGACGAATCGCGCGGATAGAAGGGGTGTTGCAGTATTGCGATGCGCGTATGGGACGAATCAGCCTGATATCATAAACTTGCTTCTCCCTCACGCGTCTATCTACGATCCTGGCGTTATGTCTTATCTCCCTACCCAGGGTGCGGATCTGGATCGTACACTATTAAAGTGGACACTCGGTCCTGCTAGTTCCTTGGCGGTCAGCCTTTACTACTATCCCGAAAAGCTGTGCCAAATGGTATCCAAAGCGATTAGTGAAGCGCGCTCTTTTCAAGCATTACTACCTTATTTGAATTACAGCCATGGAGGGAACCCAGTTGCGAGCCTCTTACGGTGGAACCCTCACAGAAGACTAGTTGTCCTGAAACACTTGCTTTTCCTCTTCGACGCCTCGTCCACGGACGAAGAGGGCTTCACCGCCTTGCATCGCTCTGCTAAAGTTGGCTCTGTGGATGAAATGAAATTACTGCTTCCTCATTCGAATATCCACGCTGAAGATGGAGAGGGCAGAACAGCCGCTCAAGTGCATTGTGGAAATGACTTGAATCGAGAGAACGCGGCAGAGCTGATCCGTCGTTGGACGGCGAATGAGGGATCATAA